A single window of Leptolyngbyaceae cyanobacterium DNA harbors:
- a CDS encoding diguanylate cyclase, with amino-acid sequence MNWLSLLFNLIFIVVILFFLLKRCLRDRAETKWEQADRTVQAEIDELKQKEKKYCSIFNNIKEVIFQTDTAGLWTFLNPAWTETTGFTIEESIGNRFLNYIYPDDRQRNLENFQTLIEGRKDDLKYQIRFLKKNGEFVWIEVFARLTIDTDNRIIGISGTLQNITERKQMEEALQLADFSFERCGMPGIWMNQDGSILRVNEAACQMLGYSRTELESGYVFDFDPNFNQEIWQEHWQSLKEHQTMIFCSKLKAKSGKLMPIEVTINYIEFNGKEYNFCFCRDITERQQVEMALKQQNEREKVIAAIAQNIHESLDLTYILNTTVGEVRRFLDLDRVVIYRFNPDFSGTVIVESVGSQWTPTLGEKIKDSYLMTKCVTPYHKGYIQAIEDIYTADLSECHVELLAKYEVRANLVVPISKDEQLWGLLVAYQCSNPRQWQQWEIDCLSTLSAQLAIAISQAELYRQLEIANQELHRLATIDNLTEIANRRRFDQYLENQWCRLVWEQSPLSLILCDVDYFKLYNDTYGHLAGDECLKQIAKVIKQVAKRSIDLVARYGGEEFAIILPNTNLQNAFILAEQVQLKVKELGIIHGSSQVSNLVTLSLGIACIIPCDRTSPLILVSAADKALYKAKEQGRNRIAG; translated from the coding sequence ATGAACTGGCTGAGTCTCTTGTTCAACTTGATTTTTATAGTAGTTATCTTGTTTTTTCTATTAAAACGTTGCTTACGCGATCGCGCCGAGACTAAGTGGGAGCAAGCCGATCGGACAGTTCAAGCAGAAATAGACGAGCTTAAACAAAAAGAAAAAAAATACTGCTCTATTTTTAACAATATTAAAGAAGTAATTTTTCAGACAGATACAGCAGGTTTATGGACATTTCTTAATCCAGCTTGGACAGAAACAACCGGATTTACCATTGAAGAAAGCATCGGTAATCGGTTTTTAAACTATATTTATCCTGACGATCGTCAAAGAAATTTAGAAAATTTTCAAACTTTAATCGAAGGTCGAAAAGATGATTTAAAATACCAAATCCGCTTTTTGAAAAAAAATGGTGAATTTGTTTGGATAGAGGTTTTTGCCAGATTAACAATAGACACCGATAATCGTATTATCGGAATTTCCGGAACACTTCAGAATATTACCGAGCGAAAACAGATGGAAGAGGCGTTGCAATTAGCAGATTTTTCCTTTGAGCGCTGTGGAATGCCCGGTATTTGGATGAATCAGGATGGAAGCATTTTGAGAGTGAATGAGGCAGCTTGCCAGATGTTAGGATATTCCCGTACAGAATTAGAATCCGGGTACGTTTTTGATTTCGATCCCAATTTCAACCAAGAAATATGGCAGGAGCATTGGCAATCTTTAAAAGAACACCAAACCATGATATTCTGTTCCAAACTTAAGGCCAAATCTGGTAAATTGATGCCTATAGAAGTAACGATTAACTATATAGAATTTAACGGCAAAGAATACAACTTTTGTTTTTGTCGCGACATTACAGAAAGACAACAAGTAGAGATGGCACTAAAGCAGCAAAATGAACGAGAAAAAGTGATCGCAGCGATCGCACAGAACATTCATGAGTCTCTAGATTTGACTTATATTCTCAACACTACAGTTGGGGAGGTAAGACGATTTTTAGATTTAGATCGAGTAGTGATATATCGATTCAATCCTGATTTTAGCGGCACCGTGATCGTAGAATCCGTAGGGAGTCAATGGACACCTACATTAGGAGAAAAAATCAAAGATTCGTATTTGATGACGAAATGCGTAACTCCCTATCATAAAGGTTATATTCAAGCTATAGAAGATATATATACAGCAGATTTATCAGAATGTCATGTTGAGTTATTAGCTAAATACGAAGTGAGAGCTAATTTGGTAGTTCCCATCTCGAAAGACGAACAGTTATGGGGATTATTAGTTGCTTACCAATGTTCAAACCCAAGACAATGGCAACAATGGGAAATTGATTGCCTTTCCACCTTGTCAGCCCAATTAGCAATTGCCATTAGCCAAGCCGAACTTTATCGCCAATTAGAAATAGCAAATCAAGAATTACATCGACTAGCTACTATAGATAACTTAACTGAAATTGCTAATAGAAGAAGATTCGATCAATATTTGGAAAATCAATGGTGTAGGCTAGTATGGGAGCAATCTCCACTTTCACTGATCCTTTGCGATGTCGATTATTTTAAACTTTACAACGATACTTACGGGCATCTTGCGGGTGATGAATGCCTCAAACAAATTGCTAAAGTGATTAAACAAGTAGCGAAACGTTCTATTGATTTAGTAGCGCGTTATGGAGGAGAAGAATTTGCGATTATTTTACCTAATACTAATTTACAAAATGCTTTTATACTAGCAGAGCAAGTTCAGTTAAAAGTAAAAGAATTAGGGATAATTCATGGTAGTTCTCAGGTGAGTAACTTAGTTACTCTCAGTTTAGGAATTGCCTGCATCATTCCTTGCGATCGCACTTCTCCCCTCATCCTCGTATCCGCCGCCGATAAAGCACTTTACAAAGCAAAAGAGCAAGGACGCAACCGGATTGCGGGATGA
- the aroB gene encoding 3-dehydroquinate synthase, with amino-acid sequence MQSVIHVNLPHNSYEIAIAPGSLDKLGNWMKGEESQPLHLGNQVLVVSNPTIFKHYGEQTISSIKAAGFEVASLTLPAGEQYKTLTSIQKIYNAALENRLERSSTIVALGGGVIGDMAGFAAASWLRGINFVQVPTTLLAMVDAAIGGKTGVNHPKGKNLIGAFHQPRLVFIDPQVLKTLPPREFRAGMAEVIKYGVIWDFDLFTKLEACQRLDQLRYLSEEMLQIILKHSCQAKAIVVGKDEKEAGLRALLNYGHTIGHAVESLTGYKSVNHGEAVAIGMVAAGQIAVDIRLWNKEATERQNALIKKAGLPTKLPAGLDVEEIISTLQTDKKVKSGKVRFVLPTQIGAATVTDQVPSDVLRQVLWQMQ; translated from the coding sequence ATGCAGTCAGTTATTCATGTTAATTTACCGCATAATTCTTATGAAATTGCGATCGCACCCGGTAGCCTAGACAAACTGGGCAACTGGATGAAAGGCGAAGAAAGCCAGCCGCTACATCTGGGCAATCAAGTACTGGTGGTGTCCAATCCTACTATTTTCAAGCATTATGGGGAACAGACGATCTCATCTATCAAGGCAGCAGGTTTTGAGGTAGCATCTTTAACTCTTCCCGCCGGGGAACAGTACAAAACCCTGACTTCTATCCAAAAAATCTACAACGCAGCCTTAGAAAACCGCTTAGAACGCTCTTCCACTATCGTGGCTTTGGGTGGCGGCGTCATAGGCGATATGGCAGGTTTTGCCGCCGCTAGCTGGCTGAGAGGAATCAACTTTGTACAAGTCCCTACCACCCTGCTGGCAATGGTTGATGCGGCAATTGGCGGTAAAACGGGGGTTAACCATCCCAAAGGGAAAAACTTGATCGGCGCTTTCCATCAGCCGCGATTGGTTTTCATCGATCCGCAAGTGCTGAAAACCCTTCCCCCACGAGAGTTTCGCGCTGGTATGGCAGAAGTAATCAAATATGGAGTGATTTGGGATTTCGATTTATTTACTAAGTTGGAAGCGTGTCAGCGTTTGGATCAACTGCGCTACCTCAGCGAGGAAATGCTACAAATTATTCTCAAACATTCTTGCCAAGCGAAAGCAATTGTAGTAGGAAAAGATGAAAAAGAAGCTGGTTTGAGAGCATTATTAAATTACGGCCATACTATCGGTCATGCGGTAGAAAGCTTAACTGGTTATAAATCAGTAAATCACGGTGAAGCGGTGGCAATTGGTATGGTAGCAGCAGGTCAAATTGCCGTTGATATCCGTTTGTGGAATAAAGAAGCAACGGAACGTCAAAATGCACTGATTAAAAAAGCTGGTTTACCTACTAAATTACCTGCTGGTTTAGATGTGGAAGAAATTATTTCCACGCTACAAACTGATAAGAAGGTGAAGTCGGGTAAGGTGCGATTTGTCTTACCTACGCAAATTGGTGCAGCAACGGTAACGGATCAAGTGCCATCGGATGTTTTGCGGCAGGTACTTTGGCAAATGCAGTAG
- a CDS encoding cytochrome b6-f complex subunit PetL: MSVLSYVLFLGAAYAVAVGLMFTLRAIKLI; this comes from the coding sequence ATGTCTGTATTATCTTACGTTTTGTTTTTAGGTGCTGCTTACGCCGTTGCTGTTGGACTCATGTTTACCCTCAGAGCCATCAAGCTAATCTAA
- a CDS encoding DUF4070 domain-containing protein, whose protein sequence is MRILLVYPLFPKTFWSYEKILELVDRKVLLPPLGLVTVAAILPQTWEFKLVDRNIRSVTEEEWAWADMVIISAMIVQKPDFIAQIQAAKKHGKLVAVGGPYPTSVPEEATAAGADYLILDEGEITLPMFVEAVERGEKAGIFRSNGEKPDVSQTPIPRFDLLEFDAYDSMSIQFSRGCPFQCEFCDIIVLYGRKPRTKTPQQLLAELDYLYELGWRRGVFMVDDNFIGNKRNVKLLLKELKVWQKERGYPFQFNTEASVDLAQDPELMDLMVECYFNAVFIGIETPDEDSLELTKKFQNVRSSLSEAVQTITKAGLRPMAGFIIGFDGEKSGSGSRIVRFAEETAIPTTTFAMLQALPNTALWHRLEKEGRLRKKDGNINQTTLMNFIPTRPLEEIAQEYVEAFWELYDAERFLDRTYRCFLMLGAPKVKAKFKLPSWVDLRALLIVIWRQGVKRNTRWKFWHHLFSIMKRNPGVWEHYITVCAHNEHFLEYRQIVRNEIEGQLAEFLAEEAKLKAQSARETALAS, encoded by the coding sequence ATGCGGATTTTACTGGTTTATCCTCTATTTCCGAAAACTTTTTGGTCATATGAAAAAATTTTGGAATTAGTCGATCGCAAAGTCCTGCTACCTCCGTTAGGATTGGTGACAGTAGCAGCTATTTTGCCCCAAACATGGGAATTTAAGTTAGTAGACCGAAATATCCGGTCTGTAACGGAGGAAGAGTGGGCATGGGCAGATATGGTAATTATCTCTGCCATGATCGTCCAAAAACCAGACTTTATCGCCCAAATTCAAGCAGCTAAAAAACATGGCAAACTAGTGGCTGTAGGTGGCCCTTATCCCACTTCCGTACCAGAAGAAGCAACCGCAGCAGGCGCAGATTATCTAATATTAGATGAAGGGGAAATTACCCTGCCCATGTTTGTCGAAGCCGTGGAAAGAGGCGAAAAAGCTGGTATTTTTCGTTCCAATGGTGAGAAACCAGATGTTAGCCAAACGCCGATTCCCCGCTTTGATTTGCTAGAATTTGATGCCTACGATTCGATGTCAATTCAATTTTCGCGCGGTTGTCCGTTTCAGTGCGAATTTTGTGACATCATCGTACTATACGGTCGCAAACCTCGGACAAAAACACCCCAGCAACTATTAGCTGAATTGGATTACCTCTACGAATTGGGGTGGCGGCGAGGAGTTTTCATGGTAGATGATAACTTCATCGGCAATAAACGGAATGTCAAATTATTACTGAAGGAGTTGAAAGTTTGGCAAAAAGAAAGAGGATATCCTTTCCAATTTAATACGGAAGCTTCCGTTGATTTGGCACAAGACCCAGAATTAATGGACTTAATGGTTGAGTGCTATTTTAATGCCGTATTTATCGGAATTGAAACGCCGGATGAAGATAGTTTAGAACTCACTAAGAAATTCCAAAACGTGAGAAGTTCTCTTAGCGAGGCTGTGCAAACAATTACGAAAGCGGGACTGCGCCCGATGGCAGGATTTATTATTGGCTTTGATGGAGAAAAATCCGGATCGGGGTCGCGAATCGTGCGGTTTGCTGAAGAAACGGCGATTCCAACGACAACTTTTGCTATGTTGCAAGCTTTACCCAATACCGCCTTGTGGCACCGTTTGGAAAAAGAGGGAAGATTACGAAAGAAGGATGGCAATATTAACCAAACTACTTTGATGAATTTTATTCCCACTCGACCTTTAGAAGAAATTGCTCAAGAATATGTGGAAGCTTTTTGGGAATTGTACGACGCAGAAAGATTTTTAGACCGGACTTACCGCTGTTTTTTAATGCTGGGTGCGCCGAAAGTGAAAGCTAAATTTAAGTTACCCAGTTGGGTAGATTTAAGGGCGCTATTAATTGTAATTTGGCGACAAGGAGTGAAACGCAATACGCGCTGGAAGTTTTGGCATCACTTATTTAGTATTATGAAACGCAATCCTGGGGTGTGGGAGCATTACATTACTGTATGCGCTCACAACGAGCATTTCTTAGAGTATCGTCAAATCGTGCGAAATGAAATTGAAGGGCAGTTGGCAGAGTTTCTGGCAGAAGAGGCAAAATTGAAGGCTCAATCTGCCAGGGAAACTGCATTAGCTAGTTAA
- the rpsU gene encoding 30S ribosomal protein S21 encodes MTQVIVGENEGLESALRRFKRQVSKAGIFSDIKRLRHFETPPEKRKRKAIARRRKRQFSKSR; translated from the coding sequence ATGACCCAAGTAATTGTCGGGGAAAACGAAGGGCTTGAATCAGCTTTACGGCGATTTAAGCGTCAAGTCTCCAAAGCGGGGATTTTTTCAGATATAAAGCGTCTGCGTCACTTTGAAACTCCGCCCGAAAAGCGCAAGCGCAAAGCAATTGCCAGAAGGCGGAAGAGACAGTTTAGCAAATCACGCTAA
- a CDS encoding RNA-binding protein gives MSIYVGNLSYEVTQEDINEVFAEYGTVKRVQLPVDRETGRMRGFAFVEMETEAEESAAIDALDGAEWMGRNLKVNKAKPRENRGGGRSGGDNRGGNNRFSRRY, from the coding sequence ATGTCGATCTACGTAGGAAACTTATCTTACGAAGTAACACAAGAAGATATCAATGAAGTATTTGCCGAGTATGGAACAGTAAAACGGGTTCAATTGCCGGTTGACCGTGAAACTGGACGGATGCGTGGCTTTGCATTTGTGGAAATGGAAACAGAAGCCGAAGAAAGTGCGGCGATTGATGCCCTCGATGGTGCTGAATGGATGGGGCGGAATTTGAAGGTCAATAAGGCCAAACCTCGTGAAAATAGAGGTGGGGGACGCAGCGGCGGCGATAACCGGGGAGGCAACAACAGATTCTCGCGGCGCTATTAA
- a CDS encoding DUF6464 family protein, which translates to MFKTILIFIVGLIPPLISLWLMRKAEQRARERLRVAIERASLGPLIIPPPPADLQYIGDTTCKFNARSPYLRCAIAPSGPCEGCRHYQKL; encoded by the coding sequence GTGTTTAAGACAATATTAATTTTTATAGTAGGTTTAATCCCACCTCTGATTTCCCTGTGGTTAATGCGGAAAGCGGAACAACGAGCGCGAGAACGCTTGAGAGTAGCGATCGAACGAGCGTCCCTTGGCCCCCTCATTATCCCACCACCACCCGCAGACCTCCAATATATCGGTGACACTACCTGTAAATTTAATGCTCGTTCCCCTTATCTTCGTTGCGCGATCGCTCCCAGTGGCCCATGTGAGGGCTGCCGTCATTATCAGAAATTGTGA